One stretch of Paenibacillus sp. AN1007 DNA includes these proteins:
- a CDS encoding phage holin family protein encodes MNFLGHVVRFIIAAIVLMVVSWIVPGFAVGGFWSALMLALVIALLGWIIEGIFGRRVNPFGRGIVGFIVSALVIWLGQYVVDHVEVSLLGAILAALVIGIIDLFIPVSTPFDAGRNSKS; translated from the coding sequence ATGAATTTTCTGGGTCATGTCGTACGATTTATTATCGCAGCTATTGTATTAATGGTCGTTAGCTGGATCGTTCCCGGTTTTGCCGTTGGCGGTTTCTGGAGCGCATTGATGCTGGCTCTGGTCATCGCACTGCTGGGCTGGATCATTGAAGGCATCTTTGGCAGAAGAGTTAATCCGTTCGGTCGGGGAATCGTCGGTTTTATCGTGAGTGCACTGGTGATCTGGCTCGGTCAATATGTCGTTGATCACGTTGAAGTCAGCCTGCTCGGTGCTATTCTTGCTGCTTTGGTCATCGGGATTATCGATCTCTTCATCCCGGTATCCACACCGTTTGATGCTGGAAGAAACTCCAAAAGCTAA
- the pheT gene encoding phenylalanine--tRNA ligase subunit beta, with the protein MRVSTDWLSDYIALEGVTPQELAEKITRAGIEIDVVENRNQGVNKVVVGYVKSKEKHPDADKLNVCVIDAGQEEELQIVCGAKNVDAGQKVAVALVGAKLPGGLDIKKAKLRGVVSLGMICSAKELGMNDKLLPKDQQEGILVLPENTEIGTPISQVLGLDDHVLELDLTPNRSDALSMRGAAYEVAAILGREVTLPSPKDQLVEAGDKAADHISVEIKAQEQCSHYAARYVTGIKLGASPLWMQNRLMAAGVRPINNIVDITNYVMLEYGQPLHAFDADKLENGRIEVRMAHEGETIVTLDGQERKLEPHMLLVTDGVKPVAIAGVMGGENSEVSEGTVNLLLESAKFDGGTVRKTSRQLGLRSEASLRFEKEVDPGAVITALDRAAELIQRYASGQVHQGIVQAGEEASEKRVIQMSLDRLNRYLGTDLSLLEVKTIFGRLHFACGDAEQGVLDVEVPTRRGDITLDVDLFEEVARLYGYDNIPTTWIEGPTTPGAYTRPQAIRRTIRGVMSGSGWQEMISYSFVHPDKTVLFPALTQGSKAVKLAMPMSEDRSVLRTSILPQMLDAAVYNMNRKQDSLAVFEVGSIFFTEEEKLTKQPHEIPVLALLLTGNRAAQQWNAGAEKVDFFDIKGALENLFAYLGLEQRIRFAANSPEGFHPGRSASIYLDGKDGSEGALIGTIGQLHPELQQQYDLNDVYAAEIALEAIYKEADADIRYRELPRFPAVERDIAVVVSKDIEAGDMLHTIRESAGELLQTVQVFDVFTGSKLGEDKKSVAMALVYRNRERTLTDEEVTEVHTRVVTRLEEQFNAELRK; encoded by the coding sequence ATGAGAGTATCGACAGATTGGCTGTCTGATTATATTGCCCTTGAAGGTGTCACACCGCAGGAGCTGGCAGAGAAAATCACCCGTGCAGGGATCGAAATTGATGTAGTGGAGAACCGTAATCAGGGCGTAAACAAGGTTGTCGTCGGTTACGTCAAAAGTAAGGAAAAACACCCGGACGCGGACAAACTGAATGTATGTGTCATTGACGCAGGCCAAGAAGAAGAGCTGCAGATCGTGTGTGGTGCGAAAAATGTGGATGCCGGTCAGAAGGTAGCTGTAGCCCTCGTTGGTGCGAAACTTCCCGGCGGGCTGGACATCAAAAAAGCGAAGCTGCGCGGCGTTGTGTCGCTCGGTATGATCTGCTCCGCCAAAGAGCTCGGCATGAACGATAAATTGCTGCCGAAGGATCAACAGGAAGGTATTCTGGTCCTGCCGGAAAACACAGAGATCGGCACACCAATCAGCCAGGTGCTCGGTCTGGACGATCACGTGCTGGAGCTGGATCTGACGCCGAACCGTTCCGACGCCTTGAGCATGCGAGGTGCAGCATACGAAGTGGCTGCGATTCTTGGCCGCGAAGTGACGCTGCCGAGCCCTAAGGATCAGCTGGTCGAGGCTGGTGATAAAGCGGCTGATCACATTTCTGTAGAGATCAAAGCTCAGGAGCAGTGCAGCCATTATGCGGCTCGTTATGTGACAGGCATCAAGCTGGGTGCTTCCCCGCTCTGGATGCAGAACCGTCTCATGGCAGCCGGTGTTCGTCCGATTAACAATATCGTGGATATTACGAATTATGTCATGCTGGAATACGGTCAGCCGCTGCATGCCTTTGATGCCGATAAGCTGGAGAACGGACGCATTGAGGTGCGCATGGCACATGAAGGCGAAACAATTGTGACGCTGGACGGTCAGGAGCGCAAGCTTGAACCGCATATGCTGCTCGTTACCGATGGCGTGAAACCGGTCGCCATCGCTGGTGTTATGGGCGGTGAGAATTCCGAGGTATCGGAAGGCACCGTGAATCTGCTGCTGGAGTCCGCCAAGTTTGACGGCGGAACGGTTCGGAAGACGTCGCGCCAACTGGGGCTGCGTTCCGAAGCAAGCCTGCGTTTTGAAAAAGAAGTAGACCCGGGTGCGGTCATTACGGCTCTGGATCGTGCGGCTGAACTCATTCAGCGTTATGCATCAGGCCAAGTACATCAGGGGATTGTTCAGGCTGGCGAGGAAGCTTCCGAGAAACGTGTCATTCAAATGTCTCTGGACAGACTCAATCGTTATCTCGGCACGGACCTGTCCCTGCTTGAGGTGAAAACGATCTTTGGCCGTCTGCATTTTGCTTGCGGTGATGCGGAGCAGGGCGTTCTGGACGTTGAAGTCCCAACGCGAAGAGGGGATATCACGCTGGATGTGGATCTGTTTGAAGAGGTTGCCCGTCTGTACGGCTACGACAACATTCCCACAACTTGGATCGAAGGGCCGACTACTCCGGGAGCTTACACACGTCCTCAAGCCATCCGCCGTACCATCCGTGGTGTGATGTCTGGAAGCGGCTGGCAGGAAATGATCAGTTATTCCTTTGTGCATCCGGACAAAACCGTTCTGTTCCCTGCGCTGACGCAAGGAAGCAAAGCTGTTAAACTGGCTATGCCGATGAGTGAGGATCGCAGCGTGCTGCGTACGAGCATTCTACCGCAGATGCTGGACGCTGCTGTATACAATATGAACCGGAAACAGGATTCGCTTGCCGTGTTTGAAGTAGGAAGTATTTTCTTCACGGAAGAAGAAAAGCTGACCAAGCAGCCGCATGAAATTCCGGTTTTGGCTCTACTGCTCACGGGTAACCGTGCAGCGCAGCAGTGGAATGCTGGTGCAGAGAAAGTGGATTTCTTTGACATTAAAGGTGCGCTTGAAAATCTGTTTGCTTATTTGGGGTTGGAGCAGCGTATTCGTTTCGCAGCGAATAGTCCGGAAGGATTCCATCCTGGTCGTTCTGCCTCTATCTATCTGGATGGAAAAGATGGCAGCGAAGGCGCCCTGATCGGTACGATCGGTCAGCTGCATCCAGAGCTGCAGCAGCAGTATGATCTGAACGATGTTTATGCTGCTGAGATTGCACTTGAAGCTATTTATAAGGAAGCCGATGCGGATATCCGTTATCGTGAGCTTCCACGTTTCCCGGCAGTAGAGCGGGATATTGCCGTGGTGGTAAGCAAAGATATTGAAGCTGGCGACATGCTTCATACCATCCGTGAATCAGCAGGCGAGCTGCTGCAGACGGTACAGGTATTCGATGTGTTCACGGGCAGCAAACTTGGTGAAGACAAGAAAAGTGTAGCTATGGCTTTGGTATACCGAAATCGTGAACGTACGCTGACAGACGAGGAAGTTACCGAAGTTCATACCCGTGTCGTAACACGTCTGGAAGAGCAATTCAACGCAGAACTGCGCAAATAG
- the abc-f gene encoding ribosomal protection-like ABC-F family protein produces MTTLVRLHEVSKEWNGNELFSGLNLEINEGERLAILGRNGCGKTTLLQIILGEEDGGGRIDRQLPLSEWGFMRQRSEVPSGINVLDAVRRESGRIDDIKRKLEELEHRLSAADAAEDISLLDDYARSLEEYEQLNGYMWETEVEKVLTRLGLTAEHWSRPYHSLSGGQKTKARLAGLLVSKPTFLILDEPTNHLDEESMRWLETWLSAYEGTVLFVSHDRTFIDRVATSVIEFSAEKLTKYKGGYTDYKGYKERELKEQETIYRKQQLERKALEETIRNYQQWFHKAHNSAGGQEVKITQSFYKARANKNISRYHAKQKQLERLENERVDKPREAAKLNMELQMTSLGTRQLLALEEVSFSYDARQSFLHDLRIAVERGDRLAVRGANGTGKSTLLKLMIGELQPSQGKISRHPRLRIGYFSQELEGLPEDAALLDSLLVLPSMTQSAARTILGCFLFSREDVFKRIGDLSMGEKCRVAFLRLYFGGANLLVLDEPTNYLDIDTQEVMENVLKEASGALVIVSHDRMLIRSLANRLCDLKPDGTATLFEGGVADWEQSVQLREAALDTRDSDDERLRLEMRLSELLTPVCAAGTERLTTAADETAREAEAVEIRMIQQRLKELRNQGASAN; encoded by the coding sequence ATGACGACATTGGTGCGCTTGCATGAAGTATCAAAAGAATGGAACGGTAACGAATTATTTTCCGGATTAAACCTTGAAATTAACGAAGGCGAACGCCTTGCCATACTAGGTCGTAATGGATGCGGCAAAACCACACTGCTGCAGATTATACTCGGCGAAGAGGATGGAGGTGGAAGGATTGATCGTCAACTTCCGCTGTCAGAGTGGGGGTTCATGCGTCAGCGTTCAGAGGTCCCAAGCGGAATAAATGTATTAGATGCAGTAAGACGGGAGAGCGGGCGGATTGACGACATCAAGCGGAAGCTCGAAGAACTGGAGCACCGATTGAGTGCTGCCGATGCTGCCGAGGATATCTCTTTGCTGGACGATTATGCCCGTTCTTTGGAGGAATATGAGCAGCTGAACGGCTACATGTGGGAAACAGAGGTAGAGAAGGTACTGACCCGGCTCGGGTTAACTGCAGAACACTGGAGCAGGCCATATCACTCACTCAGCGGTGGTCAGAAAACAAAAGCACGCCTCGCTGGATTGTTGGTTAGCAAGCCCACTTTTTTGATTTTGGATGAACCAACCAACCATCTGGATGAAGAGAGCATGCGCTGGCTGGAAACCTGGTTGTCCGCATATGAGGGAACAGTATTATTTGTATCCCATGACCGGACATTTATTGACCGGGTAGCGACCAGTGTGATTGAATTTAGTGCAGAAAAACTGACGAAATATAAAGGTGGTTACACCGATTACAAGGGTTATAAAGAGCGGGAGCTGAAGGAACAGGAGACGATATATCGCAAGCAGCAGCTGGAACGTAAAGCACTGGAGGAGACCATTCGTAATTACCAGCAGTGGTTCCATAAAGCTCATAACTCGGCAGGAGGCCAAGAAGTGAAGATTACCCAGAGCTTCTACAAGGCCAGAGCCAACAAAAATATCTCGCGTTACCACGCCAAACAGAAGCAGCTGGAGCGGCTCGAAAATGAACGGGTGGATAAACCACGGGAAGCCGCGAAACTGAATATGGAGCTGCAGATGACTTCACTGGGCACCCGGCAGCTTCTTGCGCTGGAAGAAGTAAGCTTTTCGTACGATGCCAGGCAGTCGTTTCTTCATGATTTGCGAATTGCAGTCGAGCGCGGGGATCGGCTTGCTGTACGTGGAGCCAATGGAACGGGCAAAAGCACACTGCTGAAATTAATGATCGGAGAGCTGCAGCCCTCGCAGGGAAAAATTAGCCGGCATCCCCGGCTCCGTATCGGTTACTTTTCACAAGAGCTGGAAGGATTGCCTGAAGATGCAGCGCTGCTGGACAGCTTACTGGTTCTCCCTTCTATGACGCAAAGTGCTGCAAGAACCATCTTGGGATGCTTTTTGTTTTCAAGAGAAGATGTGTTTAAACGCATCGGAGATTTAAGTATGGGGGAGAAATGCCGGGTGGCATTCCTGCGGTTGTATTTCGGTGGTGCCAATCTGCTGGTGCTGGATGAACCAACGAATTATCTGGACATCGACACCCAGGAAGTGATGGAGAATGTGCTAAAAGAAGCCTCCGGCGCACTGGTTATCGTGTCACATGACAGGATGCTGATCCGTTCTCTGGCAAACCGTCTATGTGATCTGAAGCCTGACGGAACGGCCACGCTCTTCGAAGGTGGAGTGGCGGATTGGGAGCAATCCGTACAGCTAAGAGAAGCGGCGCTGGATACCCGGGATTCGGATGATGAGCGTCTACGGCTCGAGATGCGGCTATCTGAACTGCTAACTCCAGTATGTGCTGCAGGAACAGAGCGATTGACAACAGCTGCAGATGAGACCGCAAGAGAGGCGGAAGCAGTTGAGATTCGTATGATTCAGCAGCGGCTCAAAGAGCTGAGAAATCAGGGTGCATCTGCAAATTAG
- a CDS encoding EAL domain-containing protein, giving the protein MKVKMQGQSQIVWVAIGGLLFFLVSQWFRSYSGSDLIISGYPVLMLLGGFAAAAACIGIYNQSWLFQTQKLTLRRVLLTTLFLMIGLFELVHVVSFAEETPGGAMMESEFSLMMSTMGSLISSSGLLFIYTVREKEFALPRKFLLFGATLGSFLILYILAIQEWSMMPEMLDVHLLGILFTRMHLITSGLYLAGAVVLYVQWKKTRNADLPPVLCGILSFLMGQVYCVTATAVDDLNLLLGMLSNCMGYFFIQKGLYASVVDTPFLQQQAAEAKMNYIAHHDDVTGLPNRRRLSQRLQLMMKDAAREEKLVGVLVLNINRFKTINDSLGQQAANRVLRQVGQRLNHSSLPGEEVFGLGRDEFALTMTDFYSTDTALGRTRSILQLFEKPVMVDGNEYHLTLGIGMAIYPYDGESPQEMIQNADTALHSAKEQGIELNRYAHAMQMKAQERLQLENDLRKALARGQFYLVYQPQVNLQSGLVVGMEALVRWQHPQRGSVSPAEFIPLAEESGLIVPLGEWVLRQACAQNKLWQEAGYRKLCVSVNLSMRQFRHSHLLDSINSILRETGLEPAWLELEITESMTFDKDRAFEQLHKIKEIGVHISIDDFGTGYSSLHYLKDLPIDRLKIDRSFVNEIKEDSNNAAIVSTITSMAHHLHLKVTAEGVENEEQMMFLRNQHCHEAQGYFFSKPIDAVNFEKRFLRDVEKPAG; this is encoded by the coding sequence ATGAAGGTTAAAATGCAAGGTCAGAGTCAAATAGTTTGGGTCGCCATCGGCGGCTTATTGTTTTTCCTCGTAAGTCAATGGTTTCGTTCTTACTCAGGCTCTGATCTGATCATTTCGGGTTACCCGGTACTAATGCTTCTGGGTGGGTTCGCTGCTGCTGCCGCCTGTATTGGAATCTATAATCAAAGCTGGTTGTTCCAGACTCAAAAGCTGACACTGCGCAGAGTGCTGCTGACAACACTCTTTTTGATGATAGGTCTATTTGAGTTGGTACACGTCGTTTCTTTTGCTGAAGAAACACCCGGCGGAGCGATGATGGAATCCGAATTTTCCTTAATGATGTCAACGATGGGATCACTAATAAGTTCATCAGGTCTATTATTCATATATACCGTAAGGGAGAAAGAATTTGCATTACCGCGCAAATTTCTTTTGTTTGGCGCAACGCTCGGCAGTTTTCTTATTTTGTACATACTCGCCATTCAAGAGTGGAGTATGATGCCTGAAATGCTTGATGTTCACCTGCTTGGTATTTTATTCACTCGTATGCATTTGATAACAAGCGGACTGTATTTGGCTGGGGCTGTCGTTCTGTATGTGCAGTGGAAAAAGACCAGAAATGCCGATCTGCCGCCGGTATTATGCGGTATACTCAGTTTTCTGATGGGCCAGGTCTACTGCGTGACCGCCACCGCAGTGGATGATCTCAATCTGCTGCTTGGCATGCTCAGCAATTGTATGGGCTACTTTTTCATTCAAAAGGGGCTCTATGCATCTGTAGTGGATACACCTTTTCTGCAGCAGCAGGCTGCCGAGGCCAAAATGAACTATATTGCACATCATGATGATGTTACAGGTCTTCCGAACCGCCGCCGTCTTAGTCAGCGGCTTCAATTAATGATGAAGGATGCTGCCCGGGAAGAAAAACTCGTGGGTGTGCTCGTGCTTAATATTAATCGCTTCAAAACGATTAATGACTCGCTTGGGCAGCAAGCGGCTAATCGGGTTTTGCGACAAGTGGGTCAGCGTCTGAATCACTCCTCACTTCCGGGAGAAGAGGTGTTTGGACTGGGTAGAGATGAATTTGCGCTGACCATGACGGATTTTTACAGTACAGATACAGCGCTGGGCAGAACAAGATCCATCCTGCAGCTGTTCGAGAAACCTGTTATGGTTGACGGGAATGAGTACCATCTTACCCTGGGCATAGGTATGGCAATTTATCCTTATGACGGAGAGTCCCCACAAGAGATGATACAGAATGCGGATACAGCACTGCACAGTGCCAAGGAGCAGGGGATTGAGCTCAATCGCTACGCACATGCGATGCAGATGAAAGCCCAGGAACGCCTGCAGCTCGAGAATGACCTGCGCAAAGCGCTGGCTCGGGGGCAGTTTTATCTGGTATACCAGCCTCAGGTGAATCTGCAAAGTGGGTTGGTCGTAGGTATGGAGGCTCTTGTTAGATGGCAGCATCCGCAGCGAGGTTCGGTGTCTCCAGCAGAATTTATTCCGCTGGCCGAAGAGAGCGGACTGATTGTTCCTCTTGGGGAATGGGTGCTGCGTCAGGCATGTGCACAGAACAAGTTGTGGCAGGAAGCCGGTTATCGCAAGCTGTGTGTATCCGTTAACCTTTCGATGAGACAGTTCAGACATTCCCACCTGCTCGATAGTATTAACAGTATACTGAGAGAAACGGGGCTGGAACCGGCATGGCTTGAACTGGAGATCACCGAGAGCATGACATTTGATAAAGACCGTGCCTTTGAGCAGCTTCACAAAATTAAGGAAATTGGTGTACACATCAGTATTGATGACTTTGGTACAGGGTACAGCTCATTACATTATCTGAAAGATTTACCCATTGACCGGCTCAAGATTGACCGCTCATTTGTTAATGAGATCAAGGAAGATAGTAATAACGCTGCCATTGTATCCACCATCACTTCGATGGCACACCACTTGCATTTAAAAGTTACAGCTGAAGGTGTAGAGAACGAAGAACAGATGATGTTCCTGCGCAACCAGCACTGTCATGAGGCACAAGGGTACTTTTTCAGTAAACCCATTGATGCGGTAAACTTTGAGAAGAGGTTTTTGAGAGACGTAGAAAAACCTGCGGGATAA
- a CDS encoding endonuclease MutS2 produces the protein MDTKILHTLEYRKILNTLLGFAQTSMGKKKAEQLEPISELEEVKRLLQQTDEAFTFDRLKGSPSFGGIVDITASVKRAEIGGTLNPHELLGISNTTNAARRLKRQIAALHEDEPIESLFFLSDQLSEQKELEDAIRICIDDNAEVADSASVTLAQIRRELRGGEARIREKLDSMIRSSTVSKMLQDQLITIRGDRFVIPVKAEYRSYFGGIVHDQSGSGATLFIEPEAIVAMNNKLRETRIREEREIEVILQKLTAHVSEQGEWLLYDVDLLASLDFIFAKARLARELKATLPRMNDRGFLKLKKGRHPLIPIEHVVPIDVELGNDYTSIIVTGPNTGGKTVTLKTIGLLSLMAMSGLFVPAEDGSQLCVFDAIYADIGDEQSIEQNLSTFSSHMTNIIRILKNMTPKSLILLDELGAGTDPAEGSALAISMLEHMHRTGCRMVATTHYSELKAYAYERKGVINASMEFDINTLSPTYRLLVGVPGRSNAFAIAERLGLPGYILEYARGEVKEEDQRIEHMIASLEENRLTAEQEREKAETLRQDMEKLRSRHQAELEKLEQQRDRRIEKAEEDARSIVDKARAEAEKIIADLRQLAMEEGASVKEHKLIAARKQLDEAEPEKRRKTVKKAAVPKARAIGPGDEVLVYSLNQKGHVVEMAGSKDAVVQLGIMKMKVSLDDLELQQAAPAAKQTKQKPVTGMKRTRDDNVKSELDLRGTNLEEALMETDRFIDEAFLANLGQVYIIHGKGTGILRSGIQDYLRKHKHIKSYRLGNYGEGGNGVTVAELE, from the coding sequence TTGGACACGAAAATATTACACACACTCGAATATCGAAAAATTTTAAATACATTGCTTGGCTTCGCCCAGACGTCAATGGGCAAGAAAAAAGCGGAGCAGCTTGAGCCGATTAGTGAACTTGAAGAAGTAAAACGTCTGCTGCAGCAGACAGATGAAGCGTTCACCTTTGACCGACTCAAAGGATCGCCTTCTTTTGGAGGGATTGTAGACATCACAGCGTCCGTGAAACGGGCCGAGATTGGCGGGACCCTGAATCCGCATGAACTGCTTGGCATCTCCAATACGACTAATGCGGCCAGACGGTTGAAACGCCAGATTGCAGCACTGCATGAGGATGAACCCATTGAATCCCTATTCTTTTTAAGTGATCAGTTGTCCGAGCAGAAGGAGCTGGAGGACGCAATTCGGATCTGTATCGATGACAATGCGGAGGTGGCAGACAGTGCAAGTGTGACGCTGGCACAGATCCGTCGTGAATTGCGGGGCGGAGAAGCGCGCATTCGTGAAAAACTGGATTCCATGATTCGTTCGTCTACCGTCTCCAAAATGCTGCAGGACCAGCTCATAACGATTCGCGGAGATCGATTTGTTATTCCGGTTAAGGCAGAATACCGTTCGTATTTCGGCGGCATTGTCCATGACCAGTCGGGTTCAGGCGCGACTCTGTTCATCGAGCCGGAAGCGATCGTTGCAATGAACAATAAATTGCGTGAAACCCGGATCAGGGAAGAACGTGAAATTGAAGTGATTTTGCAGAAATTGACGGCACATGTCAGTGAGCAGGGAGAATGGCTGCTGTATGATGTCGATTTGCTGGCATCCTTGGACTTCATCTTTGCTAAAGCCCGCCTTGCCCGTGAGCTGAAAGCAACGCTGCCTCGTATGAATGACAGGGGATTCCTCAAGCTGAAAAAAGGACGTCATCCTCTGATTCCGATTGAGCATGTTGTCCCAATTGACGTGGAGCTTGGGAATGACTATACCTCTATTATTGTGACTGGACCGAATACAGGTGGTAAAACGGTAACGCTGAAAACAATAGGCCTGTTGAGTTTGATGGCTATGTCAGGATTATTTGTTCCAGCCGAGGACGGCAGTCAGCTGTGCGTATTTGATGCCATTTACGCTGATATTGGGGACGAGCAGAGCATTGAGCAGAATCTGAGTACGTTCTCCAGCCATATGACCAACATCATTCGTATTCTGAAAAATATGACACCCAAAAGTCTCATCCTTCTGGATGAGCTTGGAGCAGGAACAGATCCTGCAGAAGGTTCTGCGCTTGCGATTTCCATGCTGGAGCATATGCACCGGACAGGCTGCCGTATGGTAGCAACAACTCACTATAGTGAGCTGAAAGCCTATGCGTATGAGCGCAAAGGAGTCATTAATGCGAGCATGGAGTTTGATATTAATACGCTTAGTCCGACATACCGCCTCTTGGTTGGTGTACCTGGGCGCAGTAACGCATTTGCAATTGCCGAGCGACTCGGCCTGCCAGGATACATTCTGGAATATGCCCGCGGTGAAGTGAAAGAAGAAGATCAGCGGATCGAGCACATGATCGCTTCCCTCGAAGAGAATCGTCTTACGGCCGAACAGGAACGTGAGAAAGCGGAGACGCTTCGTCAAGATATGGAAAAATTACGCAGCCGTCATCAGGCGGAGCTGGAGAAACTGGAACAGCAGCGTGACCGCCGGATTGAAAAAGCAGAGGAAGATGCCCGCAGCATTGTAGATAAGGCTCGTGCAGAAGCAGAGAAAATTATTGCTGATCTTCGTCAGCTGGCTATGGAAGAAGGTGCTTCTGTCAAGGAGCACAAATTGATTGCAGCCCGCAAACAGCTGGATGAAGCAGAGCCGGAGAAGCGAAGAAAAACGGTCAAAAAGGCAGCTGTTCCGAAAGCCCGTGCTATCGGTCCTGGGGACGAAGTGCTTGTGTATAGTCTTAATCAGAAGGGACATGTCGTAGAGATGGCTGGCAGCAAAGACGCCGTTGTACAGCTCGGAATTATGAAAATGAAAGTGTCGCTGGACGATCTGGAACTGCAGCAGGCCGCACCTGCAGCGAAGCAGACGAAGCAAAAACCGGTTACGGGCATGAAACGAACTCGTGATGATAATGTGAAGAGCGAGCTCGACCTGCGCGGCACGAATCTGGAAGAGGCGCTGATGGAGACAGACCGTTTCATTGATGAGGCTTTCCTTGCGAACTTGGGTCAAGTATATATTATTCATGGTAAAGGTACAGGAATTTTGCGTTCCGGTATTCAGGATTACCTGCGGAAGCATAAACATATTAAAAGTTATCGTCTGGGCAACTATGGGGAGGGCGGCAATGGTGTAACTGTTGCTGAGCTTGAATAG
- a CDS encoding cytochrome C oxidase subunit II, whose product MMKRGIAWLAACMLILVLAACGNPKDSGASSEPEVQASEQLVIKASNYEFDQPEYRLKKGVPVKIVYENVNGNHGLLVPELNLRLDTQKSSKVITPDKAGEFEMSCSVFCGPGHSSMISKIIVEE is encoded by the coding sequence ATGATGAAGAGAGGTATAGCATGGCTTGCCGCCTGTATGTTAATCCTTGTTCTCGCTGCATGCGGAAACCCCAAAGACTCAGGAGCATCATCCGAGCCTGAGGTTCAGGCTAGTGAACAACTGGTAATTAAGGCAAGCAACTACGAGTTTGACCAACCTGAATACCGACTCAAAAAAGGGGTTCCTGTTAAAATTGTCTATGAAAATGTAAACGGGAATCACGGTCTGCTTGTACCCGAGCTGAATCTTCGGCTGGACACCCAAAAAAGTTCCAAAGTGATTACCCCGGACAAAGCTGGTGAATTCGAGATGTCCTGTTCTGTTTTTTGCGGTCCCGGCCACAGCAGCATGATCTCCAAAATCATCGTAGAAGAATAA
- the pheS gene encoding phenylalanine--tRNA ligase subunit alpha: protein MKERLEALKIEALEQLSGVNDPQTLGDLRVKYLGKKGALTEILRGMGALSAEERPVIGQVGNEVRAAIEEVINSKQEQFQKEETAKRLQSEKIDVTLPGRRGRQGGLHPLTKVVQEIEDIFIGMGYRVAEGPEVEMDYYNFEALNLPKNHPARDMQDSFYVTEDLLMRTHTSPVQVRTMQSMKGEVPVKVICPGKVYRRDDDDATHSFQFHQVEGLVISENIRMSDLKGTLLQFVREMFGAHTEIRLRPSFFPFTEPSAEVDVTCVQCGGSGCRVCKQTGWLEILGGGMVHPKVLEMGGYDPEKYSGFAFGMGVERIAMLKYGIDDIRHFYNSDQTFLKQFGRL, encoded by the coding sequence ATGAAAGAACGTTTGGAAGCATTAAAGATCGAAGCGCTGGAGCAGTTGTCCGGCGTAAACGATCCGCAGACGCTTGGTGATCTGCGTGTAAAGTATTTGGGAAAAAAGGGTGCACTGACTGAGATTCTGCGCGGTATGGGAGCGCTTAGTGCCGAGGAGCGTCCTGTCATTGGACAGGTGGGCAACGAAGTGCGTGCAGCGATTGAAGAGGTGATCAACAGCAAACAGGAGCAATTCCAGAAGGAAGAGACTGCGAAGCGTCTTCAATCCGAGAAGATTGATGTGACTTTGCCTGGACGTCGCGGACGTCAAGGCGGACTGCATCCACTAACGAAAGTGGTGCAGGAGATCGAAGATATTTTCATCGGTATGGGATATCGCGTAGCGGAAGGTCCTGAGGTGGAGATGGACTATTACAATTTCGAAGCTCTAAACCTGCCGAAGAATCACCCGGCGCGCGACATGCAGGATTCCTTCTATGTGACGGAGGATCTGCTGATGCGTACGCATACATCTCCGGTGCAGGTTCGCACGATGCAGAGCATGAAAGGTGAAGTGCCTGTCAAGGTCATCTGCCCGGGTAAAGTATACCGCCGTGATGATGACGATGCGACCCACTCCTTCCAGTTCCATCAGGTCGAAGGTCTTGTGATCAGTGAAAACATTCGCATGAGTGACCTGAAAGGAACGCTGCTGCAATTTGTACGCGAAATGTTCGGGGCTCATACCGAAATCCGTCTGCGCCCAAGCTTCTTCCCATTCACAGAGCCAAGTGCGGAAGTGGATGTTACCTGTGTACAATGCGGCGGCAGCGGCTGCCGGGTCTGCAAACAAACAGGCTGGCTTGAAATTCTGGGCGGCGGCATGGTTCACCCGAAAGTGCTTGAGATGGGCGGTTATGATCCGGAGAAATACAGCGGTTTTGCCTTTGGTATGGGGGTAGAGCGGATCGCGATGCTGAAGTATGGCATTGATGATATTCGCCATTTCTATAATAGTGATCAGACTTTCCTGAAACAATTCGGACGGTTGTAA